Proteins encoded within one genomic window of Pseudomonas cannabina:
- a CDS encoding heavy metal response regulator transcription factor, which produces MRVLIIEDEEKTADYLRRGLTEQGYTVDVARDGIEGLHLALENEHAVIILDVMLPGLDGFGVLRALRARKQTPVIMLTAREQVDDRIRGLREGADDYLGKPFSFLELVARLQALTRRSGGHEPVQITIADLWIDLISRKATRGGARLDLTAKEFSLLSVLARRQGDILSKTSIAEMVWDINFDSDANVVEVAIKRLRAKLDGPHEHKLLHTIRGMGYVLENRSAG; this is translated from the coding sequence ATGCGCGTGCTGATTATCGAAGACGAAGAAAAAACCGCCGACTACCTGCGCCGTGGCCTGACCGAACAGGGCTATACCGTGGACGTGGCCCGCGACGGTATCGAAGGCCTGCACCTGGCGCTGGAAAACGAGCACGCGGTGATCATTCTCGACGTGATGCTGCCGGGCCTGGATGGTTTCGGTGTGCTGCGTGCATTGCGGGCGCGCAAGCAGACCCCGGTGATCATGCTGACCGCTCGGGAACAGGTCGACGACCGTATTCGCGGTCTGCGTGAAGGGGCAGATGACTACCTCGGCAAACCGTTCTCCTTTCTGGAACTGGTGGCCCGCCTGCAAGCGCTGACCCGGCGCAGCGGCGGCCACGAGCCGGTGCAAATCACCATTGCCGACCTGTGGATCGACCTGATCAGCCGCAAGGCCACCCGTGGTGGCGCACGCCTGGACCTGACCGCCAAGGAGTTTTCCCTGCTGAGCGTACTGGCCCGGCGTCAGGGTGACATCCTGTCCAAGACATCGATTGCCGAAATGGTCTGGGACATCAATTTCGACAGCGATGCAAATGTTGTCGAAGTGGCCATCAAACGCCTGCGCGCCAAGCTTGACGGGCCGCATGAACATAAACTGCTGCACACCATTCGCGGCATGGGTTATGTGCTGGAGAACCGCAGTGCGGGTTGA
- a CDS encoding multidrug efflux RND transporter permease subunit, translating to MSSGRGSVSAWCIDHPVATLLLTFAIVLLGVIAFPRLPIAPLPEAEFPTIQVTAQLPGASPETMASSVATPLEVQFSAIPGMTQMTSSSALGSTNLTLQFTLDKSIDTAAQEVQAAINTASGRLPADMPNLPTWRKVNPADSPVLILSVSSSLMPGTELSDVTETILARQLSQIEGVGQVYITGQQRPAIRVQAAPEKLAALGLTLADIRLAVQQTSLNLAKGALYGKDSISTLSSNDQLFKPQDYAQLIVSYKDGAPVQLKDVARVVAGSENAYVKAWSGDQQGVNIAIFRQPGANIVETVDRIQRELPRLQEMLPAAVDVSVLNDRTRTIRASLHEVEMTLLIAVLLVVAVMALFLRQLSATLIVSAVLGVSLIASFATMYLFGFSLNNLTLVAIVVAVGFVVDDAIVVVENIHRHLEAGEGMREAAIKGSREIGFTVVSISFSLVAAFIPLLFMGGVVGRLFKEFALTATATILISVVVSLTLAPTLAALFMRAPKHQQHQKPGFGDRLLASYERGLRKALAHQRLMLGIFGLTLLLAVMGYILIPKGFFPVQDTSFAQGTTEAAADISYPDMVEKHLQLAKIVGADPAVLAFSHSVGVSGSNQTIANGRFWISLKPRAERDVSVSEFIDRLRPKLAKVPGIVLYLRAGQDINLSSGPSRAQYQYVLKSNDGALLNSWTQRLTEKLRGNPAFRDLSNDLQLGGSVTHIDIDRSAAARFGLTTADVDQALYDAFGQRQISEYQTEVNQYKVILELDAQQRGKAESLAYFYLRSPLTSEMVPLSALAKVSAPRMGPLSISHDGMFPAANLSFNLASGVALGDAVGKLDQAKNEIGMSAAIIGSFQGAAQAFQSSLANQPWLILAALVAVYIILGVLYESFVHPLTIISTLPSAGIGALLLLWMMGQDFSIMALIGVVLLIGIVKKNGILLVDFALQAQREQGLTPQEAIYEACTTRFRPIMMTTIAALLGALPLMLGFGVGSELRQPLGIAVVGGLLVSQMLTLFTTPIIYLQLERLFHRRQPAPAKPALAALE from the coding sequence ATGAGCAGCGGCCGGGGCTCGGTTTCCGCGTGGTGCATCGACCACCCGGTCGCCACGCTGTTGCTGACCTTCGCGATAGTGCTGCTGGGCGTCATCGCCTTTCCGCGCCTGCCGATTGCCCCGCTGCCGGAAGCGGAGTTCCCGACCATTCAGGTCACCGCGCAGCTCCCCGGTGCCAGCCCGGAAACCATGGCGTCGTCGGTGGCGACGCCGCTGGAAGTGCAATTCAGCGCGATACCCGGCATGACTCAGATGACCTCCAGCAGTGCGCTGGGCTCCACCAACCTGACCTTGCAGTTCACCCTCGACAAAAGCATCGACACCGCCGCTCAGGAAGTCCAGGCCGCTATCAATACCGCGTCCGGACGGCTGCCGGCCGACATGCCCAACCTACCGACCTGGCGCAAGGTCAACCCGGCGGACAGCCCGGTGCTGATTTTGAGTGTCAGCTCCAGCCTGATGCCCGGCACCGAGCTGAGCGATGTCACCGAAACCATTCTGGCGCGCCAGCTCAGCCAGATCGAAGGCGTGGGTCAGGTGTATATCACCGGCCAGCAACGTCCGGCGATCCGTGTGCAGGCCGCGCCGGAAAAACTGGCCGCACTGGGCCTGACCCTCGCAGACATCCGCCTGGCGGTGCAGCAGACCAGCCTGAACCTGGCCAAAGGCGCTTTATATGGCAAGGACAGCATTTCCACCCTGTCGTCCAACGACCAGTTATTCAAGCCGCAGGACTACGCGCAACTGATCGTTTCCTACAAGGACGGTGCCCCGGTTCAGCTCAAGGACGTGGCGCGAGTCGTCGCCGGTTCGGAAAACGCCTACGTCAAAGCGTGGTCCGGCGACCAGCAGGGCGTCAATATCGCGATCTTCCGTCAGCCTGGGGCCAATATCGTCGAAACGGTGGACCGCATTCAGCGTGAACTGCCGCGCTTGCAGGAAATGCTCCCGGCGGCGGTCGACGTTTCGGTGCTCAATGACCGCACGCGGACCATTCGGGCGTCGCTGCACGAAGTGGAAATGACCCTGCTGATCGCTGTGTTGCTGGTGGTCGCGGTGATGGCGCTGTTTCTGCGTCAACTGTCGGCCACGCTGATCGTCAGCGCAGTGCTTGGCGTTTCGCTGATTGCCAGCTTTGCGACGATGTACCTGTTCGGGTTCAGCCTGAACAACCTGACGCTGGTGGCCATCGTGGTCGCGGTCGGTTTCGTGGTCGACGACGCCATCGTCGTGGTCGAGAACATCCATCGCCATCTCGAAGCCGGTGAAGGCATGCGCGAAGCGGCGATCAAGGGCTCCAGAGAGATCGGCTTCACTGTGGTGTCGATCAGTTTTTCGCTGGTGGCGGCGTTCATTCCCTTGCTGTTCATGGGTGGCGTGGTCGGCCGCCTGTTCAAGGAATTCGCGCTCACCGCGACGGCGACCATTCTGATTTCGGTGGTGGTCTCACTCACGCTGGCACCGACACTGGCGGCTTTGTTCATGCGTGCGCCCAAACACCAGCAGCACCAGAAGCCGGGGTTCGGTGATCGCCTGCTGGCGTCTTACGAGCGCGGTTTGCGCAAGGCTCTGGCCCATCAGCGCCTGATGCTCGGCATCTTCGGCCTGACGCTGCTGCTTGCGGTGATGGGTTACATCCTCATTCCCAAGGGCTTCTTTCCGGTTCAAGACACCTCGTTCGCGCAAGGCACCACCGAGGCCGCTGCCGATATTTCCTACCCGGACATGGTCGAAAAGCACCTGCAACTGGCAAAAATCGTTGGCGCGGACCCGGCAGTGCTGGCGTTCTCGCATTCGGTGGGCGTATCCGGCAGCAACCAGACCATTGCCAACGGCCGCTTCTGGATCTCGCTCAAGCCGCGTGCCGAGCGCGATGTGTCAGTCAGCGAATTCATTGACCGGCTGCGCCCCAAACTGGCAAAAGTGCCCGGCATTGTGCTGTACCTGCGTGCCGGCCAGGACATCAACCTCAGCTCCGGCCCCAGCCGTGCCCAGTATCAGTACGTGCTGAAAAGCAATGACGGGGCGTTGCTCAACTCCTGGACCCAACGGTTGACCGAAAAACTGCGTGGCAACCCGGCTTTCCGTGACCTGTCCAACGATTTGCAACTGGGCGGCAGCGTCACGCACATCGACATCGACCGCAGCGCGGCCGCCCGCTTCGGCCTGACCACTGCTGACGTCGATCAGGCACTGTACGACGCATTTGGCCAGCGGCAGATCAGCGAATACCAGACCGAGGTCAACCAGTACAAGGTGATCCTCGAACTGGATGCCCAACAGCGCGGCAAGGCAGAGAGCCTGGCGTACTTTTACCTGCGCTCGCCGCTGACCAGTGAAATGGTGCCATTGTCGGCGCTGGCCAAGGTCAGTGCGCCGCGCATGGGCCCACTGTCGATCAGCCACGACGGCATGTTTCCGGCCGCGAACCTGTCGTTCAACCTCGCTTCCGGGGTTGCGCTCGGCGATGCAGTTGGCAAGCTCGATCAGGCCAAGAACGAGATCGGCATGTCGGCCGCAATCATCGGCAGCTTTCAAGGCGCAGCGCAGGCTTTCCAGAGTTCGCTGGCCAACCAACCGTGGCTGATCCTCGCGGCGCTGGTGGCGGTGTACATCATTCTGGGTGTTCTGTACGAAAGCTTCGTGCACCCGCTGACGATCATTTCCACCCTGCCCTCGGCGGGCATCGGGGCGCTGTTGCTGCTGTGGATGATGGGTCAGGACTTTTCGATCATGGCCCTGATCGGCGTGGTGCTGCTGATCGGTATCGTCAAGAAGAACGGCATTCTGCTGGTCGACTTCGCTTTGCAGGCACAGCGCGAGCAAGGCCTCACGCCACAGGAAGCGATTTACGAGGCCTGCACGACACGCTTTCGGCCGATCATGATGACCACCATCGCCGCCCTGCTCGGCGCGCTGCCGCTGATGCTCGGCTTCGGGGTCGGCTCCGAGCTGCGCCAACCGTTGGGTATCGCCGTGGTCGGCGGTCTGCTGGTGAGCCAGATGCTGACGCTGTTCACCACCCCGATCATCTACCTGCAACTGGAGCGGCTGTTTCATCGCCGTCAGCCAGCGCCCGCCAAGCCCGCGCTGGCTGCTTTAGAGTGA
- a CDS encoding efflux RND transporter periplasmic adaptor subunit: protein MRKQTLTITAVVLLAACAAFAVWTLTRPATIPRHASTAVPVKVITVSVGDVPRFVTGIGSVLSLQSVVIRPQVDGVLTRVLVREGQQVKAGELLATLDDRSIRASLEQAKAQLAQSKAQLDVAQPDLKRYRQLTEDNGISRQTFDQQQALVKQLGATAQGNEAIINSAQVQLSYTQIRSPVTGRVGIRNVDEGNFLRVSDAQGLFSVTQIDPIAVEFSLPQQMLPTLQGLIAEHTAAAVKAYQGDGAANGLLLGEGTLSLIDNQVSATTGTIRAKAHFKNPGEQLWPGQLVKVKIQTGIERNALKVPPQVVQRGVDQHFVYRVMADNKVQVVPVKVLYQDSEQALISGPQAGDELVSDGQSRLRPGATIEVVSAPTADVAAADAERAQ, encoded by the coding sequence ATGCGCAAACAGACCCTGACCATCACCGCTGTCGTTCTGCTGGCAGCCTGCGCTGCGTTTGCCGTTTGGACCCTGACGCGTCCGGCTACGATACCCAGACATGCCTCGACGGCGGTGCCGGTCAAAGTGATCACCGTCAGCGTCGGGGATGTGCCGCGGTTCGTGACCGGAATCGGTTCTGTACTGTCGCTGCAAAGCGTTGTCATTCGCCCGCAGGTGGACGGCGTGCTGACCCGCGTGCTGGTCAGGGAAGGGCAACAAGTCAAAGCCGGAGAACTGCTGGCGACGCTCGATGACCGCTCGATCCGCGCCTCGCTCGAACAGGCCAAGGCTCAGCTTGCACAGAGCAAGGCGCAGCTCGACGTCGCGCAACCGGACCTCAAGCGCTACCGCCAGCTCACCGAAGACAACGGCATTTCGCGGCAGACCTTCGATCAGCAACAGGCACTGGTCAAGCAACTGGGGGCCACGGCGCAAGGTAATGAAGCCATTATCAACTCGGCTCAGGTGCAGCTTTCCTACACGCAGATTCGCTCACCGGTGACCGGACGAGTCGGTATCCGCAACGTCGATGAAGGCAATTTCCTGCGCGTCAGCGATGCTCAAGGGCTGTTTTCGGTGACGCAGATCGATCCGATCGCCGTGGAGTTTTCCCTGCCGCAGCAAATGCTGCCGACCTTGCAGGGCCTGATCGCCGAGCACACTGCGGCAGCGGTCAAGGCGTATCAGGGCGACGGTGCGGCCAACGGCTTGCTGCTGGGCGAAGGCACGTTGTCGTTGATCGACAACCAGGTGTCGGCGACCACCGGAACGATCCGCGCCAAGGCGCACTTCAAGAATCCCGGCGAGCAGCTGTGGCCAGGGCAACTGGTGAAGGTAAAAATCCAGACCGGCATCGAACGCAACGCGCTCAAGGTGCCGCCGCAGGTGGTACAGCGCGGCGTTGATCAGCACTTCGTCTACCGGGTGATGGCCGACAACAAAGTACAGGTGGTGCCGGTCAAGGTGCTTTATCAGGACAGCGAGCAAGCGCTGATCAGCGGACCTCAAGCGGGCGATGAGCTGGTCAGCGACGGACAGTCGCGGCTGCGGCCTGGCGCGACCATCGAAGTGGTCAGTGCGCCGACTGCGGATGTCGCGGCAGCAGATGCGGAGCGCGCGCAATGA
- a CDS encoding fimbrial protein — protein MKKMALTLAVLGAMGMVSTATAANNGKLVFNGTLTNISCDVGPGSGVSAGTNPGEINVDLGNVSFSDIGIASESRFETATPIQLLVNCSAGAEQYNTVKMRLVARNGSGLDNNDAKLLRTTGAADGVGIGLLDASNALMDLSAGETIDTALVKEGTGGAPAEINFGAVYVLNGTPANPGNADGFLPFVMDYE, from the coding sequence ATGAAAAAGATGGCTCTTACATTGGCAGTTCTGGGCGCAATGGGCATGGTCAGTACGGCCACGGCCGCGAACAACGGTAAATTGGTTTTTAACGGTACGTTGACCAATATCTCTTGCGATGTAGGTCCGGGCTCGGGCGTCAGCGCAGGCACCAATCCGGGCGAAATCAATGTGGATCTGGGGAACGTCTCCTTCTCCGACATCGGCATTGCCAGCGAAAGTCGTTTTGAAACGGCAACGCCTATTCAGTTGCTGGTCAACTGCAGCGCAGGCGCGGAACAATACAATACGGTCAAGATGCGCCTTGTTGCCCGTAACGGCAGTGGCCTGGACAATAACGATGCCAAGCTTCTGCGCACCACCGGTGCTGCCGACGGCGTAGGCATCGGTTTGCTGGATGCCTCGAACGCGCTGATGGATCTCAGCGCGGGCGAGACGATCGATACGGCACTTGTCAAAGAGGGCACCGGTGGTGCGCCGGCGGAAATCAACTTTGGTGCGGTGTACGTGCTTAACGGCACGCCCGCCAACCCGGGTAATGCCGACGGCTTCCTGCCGTTCGTGATGGATTACGAGTAA
- a CDS encoding fimbrial biogenesis chaperone, which yields MFPDFFRYAALIAVLSCAASAQAGIVLNTTRVIYQGSEKEASLGVHNSGAREILLQSWLEPPAGAASPDEATKNLPFIVTPSLARMAGGGRQLLRIIHSGTGMPDDRESVLWLNVQEIPQTAAENTLQIAIRQRIKVFFRPDGLTGDSLQAPEKLQWQLQGHDSLQVNNPGPYHVSMLRISIRQHNVELASVESQMLAPKQSLRVPLINKASAAPLTLSFVSINDYGGQVRYQATLTDKQAGYASKKVP from the coding sequence ATGTTTCCTGACTTTTTTCGCTACGCAGCGTTAATTGCCGTGCTGTCCTGCGCGGCCAGTGCTCAAGCGGGCATTGTGTTGAACACCACCCGGGTCATTTATCAGGGCAGCGAGAAGGAAGCCAGCCTGGGTGTCCACAACAGTGGTGCTCGGGAAATTCTTTTGCAGTCCTGGCTTGAACCACCGGCTGGCGCTGCCAGCCCTGATGAAGCCACAAAGAACCTGCCATTCATTGTCACGCCCTCACTGGCCCGGATGGCCGGGGGCGGCAGGCAGTTGCTGCGCATTATTCATTCCGGCACCGGCATGCCCGATGACCGTGAATCGGTACTCTGGCTCAATGTTCAGGAGATACCGCAGACCGCCGCAGAAAACACCTTGCAAATCGCAATACGGCAGCGCATCAAAGTGTTTTTCCGGCCGGACGGTTTAACGGGAGATTCCCTTCAGGCGCCTGAGAAGTTGCAGTGGCAATTACAAGGTCACGACAGTTTACAGGTGAATAATCCCGGACCTTATCACGTGTCCATGCTCAGAATTTCTATACGTCAGCATAACGTGGAGCTGGCCAGTGTCGAAAGCCAGATGCTCGCGCCGAAGCAAAGTCTGCGTGTTCCGTTAATCAACAAGGCCAGTGCCGCGCCACTGACCCTGAGCTTTGTCAGTATCAACGATTACGGCGGACAAGTGCGTTATCAGGCAACACTGACCGATAAACAAGCCGGTTACGCCAGTAAGAAAGTGCCTTGA
- a CDS encoding fimbria/pilus outer membrane usher protein: MCIGFALTLTCSLSALAAQSGAADGSVPVRFNTAFIQGSDQPPDLQEFMRSNSVLPCTYRVDIYVNRTLSGRRDVTFSKKPLSGLIEPCLSLDMLKGFGLDITRLPVQAEPDEACFDLPAQVEFARVDYQPAALRLSISIPQAVMARGNRGYVAPELWDQGETAGFINYNFNGSKRRNKGLETDQYYLGLRNGLNIGAWRLRNESSLVQGNDQPWCYRSNRTFAQRDITLLKSQLTIGETFTDAQVFDSVRFQGATLVSDDGMLSDSERTYAPVIRGIAETNATVEVRQNGFLLYSGSVSPGPFEITDIYPSGSNGDLSVTVIEADGRVRSFTQAYASPPIMVPSGSFRYSLAAGQVDNNNDDLQAAPGFGSVALIYGLSEIVTAFGGLQLAEGYQAANAGAGVNTGVGAVSVDITRSVSRPDQQASRSGQSLRVRYANTLDVTNTTLALAGYRYSSEDYRTLDQHVSETRPQTLSRSTGRARDRLELSVTQIVPVHAASLSLTASEQRYWNLPGKTRQLYLAWNAAWHTLNYSLSIERNEDFGRSGEASTDNRLALSVTLPLGASAASSRLSFNAVRDSTGQYNAQIGLNGQVLGERNTFYSMQAGHDSSSGSFGAGKINTTTGFGRFEAGFSQGQDYDAFSLAASGSLVAHAGGVNLGQTLGETFALVQVPEVKGARLRSFSNVETTGNGYAVLPYVQAYRINWVSLDTRQLGADVDLGSAITQVVPRRGAVPVVRFKASVGRRVQFELVLSDGSRLPLGASVEDEQGRALAVVDPTSQALVLSERDRGHLRVRWAGKQCLAAYSLPPRDPARAYERMRVTCQ; this comes from the coding sequence CTGTGCATCGGTTTTGCGCTGACGTTGACCTGTTCGCTCAGCGCATTGGCCGCTCAGTCAGGCGCTGCCGATGGCAGCGTACCGGTCAGATTCAACACCGCGTTCATTCAAGGCAGTGACCAGCCGCCTGATCTTCAGGAATTCATGCGCAGCAACAGTGTGTTGCCTTGCACTTACCGGGTGGATATCTACGTCAATCGCACCCTGAGCGGCAGGCGCGATGTCACGTTTTCAAAAAAACCGCTGTCGGGTCTGATCGAACCCTGTCTGTCGCTGGACATGCTGAAAGGCTTTGGTCTGGACATCACGCGATTGCCTGTGCAGGCCGAACCCGATGAGGCCTGTTTCGATCTGCCAGCGCAGGTCGAGTTTGCCCGAGTCGATTATCAGCCCGCCGCACTGCGACTCAGCATCAGCATTCCGCAGGCGGTGATGGCGCGTGGGAACCGGGGCTATGTTGCTCCCGAGTTGTGGGACCAGGGAGAAACGGCGGGCTTCATCAATTACAACTTCAATGGCAGCAAGCGGCGCAACAAGGGGCTGGAAACCGACCAGTATTACCTCGGCCTGCGTAATGGCCTGAATATCGGGGCCTGGCGCTTGCGTAACGAATCCTCACTGGTCCAAGGCAATGACCAGCCCTGGTGTTATCGCAGCAACCGCACGTTCGCGCAGCGCGACATCACGCTGCTCAAGAGTCAATTGACGATTGGTGAGACCTTCACCGATGCGCAGGTGTTCGACAGCGTCCGTTTTCAAGGCGCTACGCTGGTATCTGACGATGGCATGCTGTCTGACAGCGAGCGTACGTATGCGCCGGTGATTCGCGGGATCGCCGAAACCAACGCCACGGTGGAGGTTCGTCAGAACGGCTTTCTGCTGTACAGCGGCAGCGTGTCGCCCGGGCCTTTTGAAATCACGGATATCTACCCCAGCGGCTCCAATGGTGACCTGTCCGTGACGGTCATCGAAGCAGACGGACGCGTGCGCTCATTCACTCAGGCCTACGCGTCGCCGCCGATCATGGTGCCCTCCGGATCATTTCGTTACAGCCTGGCGGCAGGGCAGGTCGACAACAACAACGACGATCTTCAGGCAGCGCCGGGTTTCGGCAGCGTCGCGCTGATCTATGGGCTCTCCGAAATCGTGACGGCTTTCGGTGGCCTGCAACTCGCCGAGGGCTATCAGGCCGCGAACGCAGGCGCCGGGGTCAACACCGGGGTGGGCGCGGTGTCGGTGGATATCACTCGCTCCGTCAGCCGTCCTGATCAGCAGGCATCGCGCAGCGGGCAGAGCCTGCGCGTGCGTTACGCCAACACGCTGGACGTGACCAATACCACGTTGGCACTGGCCGGTTATCGGTATTCGTCCGAGGACTATCGAACCCTTGACCAGCACGTCAGTGAGACCCGTCCGCAAACTCTTTCGCGCAGCACCGGCCGCGCTCGCGACAGGCTTGAACTCAGTGTCACGCAGATAGTGCCGGTCCACGCGGCCTCGCTGAGCCTGACCGCTTCCGAGCAGCGTTACTGGAACCTGCCGGGCAAGACCCGGCAGCTTTACCTGGCGTGGAATGCGGCCTGGCACACGTTGAATTACAGCCTGTCCATCGAGCGCAACGAGGATTTCGGGCGCAGCGGCGAAGCGAGTACCGATAATCGGCTTGCCTTGAGCGTGACCTTGCCGCTGGGCGCAAGTGCTGCCTCTTCGCGGCTGTCGTTCAATGCGGTACGCGACAGCACGGGTCAATACAACGCACAGATCGGGCTCAACGGCCAGGTATTGGGCGAGCGCAACACCTTTTATTCCATGCAGGCGGGGCACGACAGCAGTTCGGGAAGCTTCGGGGCAGGCAAGATCAACACCACCACCGGGTTCGGTCGCTTCGAGGCCGGTTTCAGTCAGGGCCAGGATTACGACGCCTTCAGCCTGGCTGCGTCCGGCTCGCTGGTGGCGCATGCCGGAGGCGTGAATCTGGGTCAGACGCTGGGTGAAACCTTCGCTCTGGTTCAGGTCCCGGAGGTCAAAGGTGCCCGGTTAAGGTCCTTCAGCAATGTCGAGACCACTGGCAACGGCTATGCGGTTTTGCCCTACGTGCAGGCCTATCGCATCAATTGGGTCAGCTTGGATACCCGGCAACTGGGTGCGGATGTCGATCTCGGCAGCGCCATCACGCAAGTCGTACCGCGTCGTGGCGCTGTGCCGGTGGTCCGTTTCAAAGCGTCGGTGGGCAGGCGCGTGCAGTTCGAGCTGGTGCTGAGCGACGGCAGCCGGTTGCCGCTGGGGGCCAGCGTCGAAGATGAACAGGGCAGGGCACTGGCGGTGGTTGATCCGACCAGCCAGGCGCTGGTGCTCAGCGAGCGCGACCGCGGCCATTTACGCGTGCGCTGGGCCGGCAAGCAGTGTCTGGCCGCGTACTCGCTGCCGCCCAGAGACCCGGCCCGAGCTTACGAGCGTATGCGGGTGACATGCCAATGA
- a CDS encoding fimbrial biogenesis chaperone, whose translation MSVVTGWRLTLLLLPLTVSVSVEGAFALTGTRLIFDGQYREVSIEVRNAGKTETLLQTWLSDTRDGDDTPPDQRRSLPFVVTPPLSRLAVDGRQALRILYHGSGMPQDRESLMHLYVLEVPRREESHRQLNIAVRQRINVFYRPQGLAGDPAETASQLQWQVFQAASKAGVLKINNPTPYYASLEAVRLDGVPLERYVLLAPGGQVELTLPGRISSFMQHRLLYNALTDYGGRRAYCARMNGQGGVMARLLENTSFQEEC comes from the coding sequence ATGAGTGTTGTGACTGGCTGGCGCCTGACGCTGTTATTGCTGCCCTTGACCGTCAGTGTGAGCGTTGAGGGCGCCTTTGCGCTGACCGGCACACGGCTGATCTTTGATGGCCAGTATCGCGAGGTCAGCATCGAGGTGCGTAACGCGGGCAAGACCGAAACGCTGCTCCAGACCTGGCTCAGTGATACGCGCGATGGCGATGATACGCCGCCTGATCAACGCAGATCGCTACCGTTTGTAGTGACGCCACCCTTGTCACGTCTTGCGGTGGATGGCCGTCAGGCGCTGCGGATTTTGTATCACGGCTCGGGCATGCCGCAGGACCGTGAATCATTGATGCACCTGTATGTGCTGGAAGTGCCTCGCCGTGAAGAGAGTCATCGTCAATTGAATATCGCGGTGCGCCAACGCATCAATGTGTTCTATCGGCCGCAAGGGCTCGCTGGTGACCCGGCTGAAACGGCCAGCCAGTTGCAGTGGCAGGTGTTCCAGGCCGCGTCGAAGGCTGGGGTACTGAAAATCAACAACCCCACGCCTTATTACGCCTCGCTGGAGGCGGTGCGCCTGGATGGCGTGCCGCTCGAACGCTACGTGCTATTGGCACCGGGCGGCCAAGTGGAGCTGACATTACCCGGTCGGATTTCATCGTTTATGCAACATCGACTTCTGTACAACGCGCTGACCGATTACGGCGGACGGCGCGCCTATTGCGCGCGTATGAACGGGCAGGGGGGCGTTATGGCCCGCCTGTTGGAGAACACCTCTTTTCAGGAAGAATGCTGA
- a CDS encoding fimbrial protein, with the protein MNPPSASRWLRSVLLTLMLSPTSGFALVYTVQNSGATEVHDSLNSTVAIPASLADGEVVWRSEPLNIQVECARDSLQPGEEEVFLYPNPDNQVIGQGIRAGLTLDASDHLQSNGRVGTGHFLPVCREEEASLDQCPKVRFNLGFSVLIQKSGATPPSGVASQLADYRFFQLGGSTGPDRLPGRSLSYVINNLSGLRFVACDAQLYVSPETVDFGEVGMQPVGDGEPFATQPFSLSTSRSCDSPFSIDARFRPVTGRVSEELLVPSNNDSVGIRITSAVNRKALPYNQPFHLAELLGETLEARADFNAELVWTKAPPKPGPFEAEIMIDLFYK; encoded by the coding sequence ATGAACCCCCCTTCGGCCAGTCGCTGGCTGCGATCTGTCTTGTTAACGCTGATGCTGTCCCCGACCTCAGGCTTTGCGCTGGTCTACACCGTTCAGAACTCGGGGGCAACCGAGGTCCACGATAGCCTGAACAGCACCGTCGCGATCCCCGCGTCACTGGCTGACGGGGAAGTGGTCTGGCGTTCCGAACCGCTGAACATTCAAGTGGAGTGCGCCAGGGATAGCCTGCAGCCGGGCGAAGAAGAGGTGTTCCTCTATCCGAACCCGGACAACCAAGTGATCGGCCAGGGCATTCGTGCCGGATTGACGCTCGATGCCAGCGATCATCTGCAAAGCAACGGGCGAGTCGGCACCGGGCATTTCTTACCGGTCTGTCGCGAGGAGGAAGCCAGTCTCGACCAGTGCCCGAAGGTACGCTTTAACCTCGGATTTTCCGTGCTCATCCAGAAGTCTGGCGCTACGCCGCCTTCTGGCGTGGCAAGCCAGCTGGCGGATTACCGGTTCTTCCAGCTGGGCGGTTCGACAGGGCCAGACCGGCTGCCGGGGCGTAGCCTGAGTTATGTCATCAATAACCTGAGCGGGCTGCGTTTTGTCGCCTGCGATGCGCAATTGTACGTGAGCCCTGAGACGGTGGATTTCGGCGAGGTGGGCATGCAGCCGGTGGGCGACGGCGAACCGTTTGCGACGCAGCCATTTTCGCTGTCGACCAGTCGCAGCTGTGATTCGCCGTTCAGCATCGATGCCCGGTTCCGGCCGGTGACCGGCCGTGTGTCTGAAGAGCTGCTGGTTCCTTCGAACAACGACTCGGTCGGCATTCGCATTACCAGTGCGGTCAACCGCAAAGCGTTGCCGTACAACCAGCCGTTCCATCTGGCCGAGCTGCTAGGGGAAACACTGGAGGCGCGGGCTGACTTCAATGCCGAGCTGGTCTGGACCAAGGCGCCGCCGAAGCCGGGACCGTTCGAAGCCGAGATCATGATCGATCTGTTCTACAAATGA